From the Porites lutea chromosome 5, jaPorLute2.1, whole genome shotgun sequence genome, the window TTTGAACGCAAGCTAAAGACTAACACCAGAACTCACTAACAACCACGTTTCCAGGGTTCCAAACACTggtaacataataataataataataataataataataataataagaagaagaagaagaagaagaagaagaatctttattacaaaatctcaattaaaatcctatttacaatcaacctgctgttacaaaaaatctaattaattcatcaaaacactatctacaattccatccgttacaaaagaaacccctcggCCTTCAttacagaacaaaaacaatcctatatataataagtgaagaaagaaaaaactattcatttacaaattccaaaaaatagaagtaacttaacgttacataaaagaagaggaaatagatacaattaataataaaagttcaaaattctataaaattaagaattccattattcagagatattaagatcatacaatcgaattatactaatgacggctaaaccagtgtccataaaaagccctaagtatgaaagcatatagacacgtattCCAGATATCCGCACCGagcgacatttattttacagtctaatgattgctctatcttgctacgaaacggcgttcgcgaacctctgacatatgcatgtaccgatcttaagagttcaaacgagatctgtgtcctgagccaagtgattacaacatgataaggctcggtgtctttctgagctatcttgtctgcgagatgctttaagaaccgctgacactcgtttcccattccgccattggttccaaacactaaaggcgtaaacgaacccatttctacatctaacacccgctgctggtacttgcgcttcttctcttcttcttgctctttgaacacttctgatgttggcttgctctggtaacacttggagttgacgtgcgtaactctaacatcaaaaaatgccgtaactcctctTGCCCAGAAGCCTCCCGCTTTGATGTCCAACCTTGCCTCAGAACTTGTAACAGCGCTCCTCAAATGAAATCGCTCGTTGTCCAGGGGTTTAAGGCGTGGTTCGATTTCGACATTATTGCAGATCTTGTCGATGAATGTCGTTAACAAGTTCCGTACACCGTCATGTCTCTGCGCTACAAACCCCCCCTTTTTACAAGGGAGGGCGTGACTAACGGTGAATTTATCCCCACATATGCAATGACTTGGAAAATCGACTAAGGGCAAGTCATAACGCAAGCGTAGCGAGTCTCTGAACTCTTGCTTGTTGAGGGCTAGACCTTTGTCTGCGAGAGGCATCGCATTCAGCCAAGAACTTGCGCCCTTGTCCCTCGATTGATTAACCAGACGCAGCAAGCCTGGGGAGAGGCTTGAATCAATgctatccattttctctttggcactTGCTCTCTTAAGTAATTGTTGATGCCTCTTTAGCTCCTCCGTAGATCTTTCTCCTGGCACCATGATGGAACTCTGTGATGTAATAGAATCTACGTGCGCGGTGATTATTAGTCTCGAGGCAGCAAACTGCTGCGGTGCCTCGGATTTCAGATCAGGAATGCCTAGACCCCCTTGACCCGTTGCTAAGGTAGCAAGTCTGCGCACCTCGTTAGGGAGAGGCTCTGATTGACCTAACAAAGTTGGGAGTAGTAAATCTTCAATCACTTCCTGGATTGGATCGACATAAACTTCAAACGATTCAATCGTGCGCATGAAGTAGGTGAACTTcgacttgtagccttttgtgaaAGCAATATACGCCGCATGGGGCTGGCTCTTCGCTATTTCAGAGAGACGTTCGATTTCCTCTTTCCATGCACGAACCTTCTCCTCACAATACTGATCTTTGTATTCTTGCGACGCAATAACTGCTCCCAGATGGCGCTGACCTTCAGTCGTTATGTTGACTTCCTCTCCAAACACCCTCTTTGCTTCCTCCTCGAGTTCCCTAGACTTCACAATAAGCCAGCTCTTTGTCCCATTCACAAGGTAACCAAACTTTTGTCCTTCCTTACTCAATTGCCTGTACCAGTTGTATAACTGCACTATACTCCCTCCTCCAGCTGAGTCGTCTGCAAGCCACACCTGTTTAACCAATGGGCAATGATCCCTCAAATTCTGTATCATTATGGATGTATTAAGTGCGTACCATGGCATCGCTAGCGGATCTCCTTGTGTGGTGCCTTCTCGAGAAAGTATTTCACCTCCCCCACAAGTAAACAGTCTAGATGGGCTTCTATATGTGTTAATAACATAGAGCGCCATTTCTTTGCACATGATCTGCATATTGTGTAAGGCCGCTGACCTATTCATTTGGTTAAAAGCGTTACTAGCATCAATTAGCAATATTCCATCTGTTCCTTCTTCAACAAACACTTGACTCATTGCATGGATCGCAGCCTCCGCTCCTGCGTTATGACCAGTGCAAACTTGTAGGGGACCCGccgcttcttttatttcctccttttAGAAACCGCTGACCGTTTTCCCCACTATTCTCCTTAGTACCTCTCCAACACCAATTGGTCTGATTCCCGGGTTCTTATCAAGCGGGATAAGCCTGCAGGACGTAAAGGCTTCAAGTAAGGATGGGTGGTACGATTTCCTTAGCAGATTTCTTGTGAACACGGCTAGCTCTTCTCTCAATATTTTGCACTCGGTCTTGAAATTCTTAGAGCACATGATTCTCTTATACAGCTCTGCGTCCATTCCAGATGGTCCGGCTGAGCCCTTGGTTTTACTTGCCGAGTTGTAGatcgataataataataataataataataataataataataataataataataataataataataataataattaaactgAATCTTTTATTGATAAGAAAGCTAACTACAAAATCCGGCCTATTTACAATTAAACTATCCAGTACAAGtactatttacaattcatttCCATTAAAAAAACCCACATAATTCCGATTAAAAAattctaatactaatactaatactaatactaatttttttttttaattataaacGATACaaaactttattcatagatttaaaaaaatagactatttacagattcaagaatatgaaatattaaaatatataccctatgtacattcttcttgtgtacgaaagagaattgtcgtaaaatgactatctaaagactactaataacaattataaaaagcatcaaaaagttaataaaaaaaataaaaaactatttaaaaataataattcaaactgataaaaagttaatacttaaattctggcttgcgcactttccgatgtaatgtcaatgtcagatatattggcTGCTCTTCTCCTgctcctggttcctctgagacacagcaaggctgatcgtaggatggcaaaggatactttcgcccttatccaagatatggttgtagcgtagtcatctcctttctttaacgcaagtagctctgcgaggcggctatggaatctcttgcattcatcagccattccacctgtgcttgtaaagactaatggtgtgaatgtcccttgctccacttccaaaacccgcctgctgtattgcctcttcttctcattttcatgtagttggaatatctgtttcggagacagttctcgatacgaatctgcgtttggatggcACACCCGAACATCAAAGAACGTAGATTGCTGTCTGTCCCAAAACCCGCGAGCGTGAACATCTAGTCGGGCATCAGGCGCTTTTTTTGCGCCTCTATTTAGCTCTTCCCCAGTGATCTCCTGAAGGACTGGCTCTGTCTCTACGTCGGTGCAAACCATGCGCAACATTTCCGCTTCTAAGTCCCTAATCTCATTGTGCCTCTGAATGATCAGCCCCCCATGCCGGCAGACCATAGCATGGTCAACGGTAAATAAGTCGCCACAAGTACACATGGCCGGTAGGTCAGCGATCTCCCAGTCATATCTAAGTTTGATTGCATCTCTGAATTCTCTTTTgttcaagttaaaattcatctcctttatcgggatcaccgtcaaccaattcgaggctcctttctccgtagctagctctaccgcgcgttcagttttgctaggcaaggattccctcacttgctcacactgcatcttcaacaattcatctttttctcttcgTGCACTCGTTTGCAAGGTCTTAATTTCCGTCTCATCCGGTGGCTCGTGGGCTTGCTTCACAATTTGCCGCACAAGAGGGCCTGTGATCTTAACAGACGCCCCATACTCTTGTGATGCGGTTCTGGCTGGATTGACTAGCCCAAGCCCGCTTAAGCGAACTGGGAGTTCTAACAGATCCCGTTCTTCCTGTGTGGTAACATGTTCGGTGATAGCTGGCACAAGTAAATCCGCTATGGCACGCTCTAGCGGCTCAAGAAAAGGGGCTATGTCTGGCagagttcttaaaaaatatGACCAACGGTGCCTTAGTCCAAACACAAAGGCTACATAACTGGATTGAGGCTGTGTTGTAGCGAATTCCGCAAGACTGGTTACTTGTGCAACCCATTATacccataataataataataataataataataataataataataataataataataataataataatagtaataataataataataataataataataataataataatggattGAGAGTAGAGCTAAGAAAGACgaggaaaagacactcaagtatgGGCCCATGATGTGGGAGCTGAAGCAGAGATACAATGGTTACAGGGTTGAACAGTACAACGTAATAATTGACGTACTTGGTGGTTACTCTAAACACCTAGAGAAGTCGCTACTTGGAGCGAGAGCACGGAGCGTAATTGAGCGGATGCAGAagtcggtcatctcaaacactttaaacattgctagaacttttaaaataattactTAGTCAGGGCGCTAAGGACTccagtttttaggtttttgttttttctctagaaAACTAGAAACACAAGCTTGCTGATGTTTTTACTGAGATTTTTTTAGAGCATTAGAGTTTTACAGAGTATAAGAtcttaataatattttaaattggctttttaagtagagaggTTCATATTATTATGTATATTAGGATCGTATTAGGTTTCGTaccgacctttttttacttctaagtatcgcttctcaagtggtgtaggttacgctatgcgccttatactactcataatgtgaacagcattccaaagtttcatactgcgacataataataataataataataataataataataataataataataataataataatagtctttattcAATCAatggataaaaatacatatcctaagttacagtgaaaaagtattaaaagatACACGATAAAATACAATAGTAATATAAGATAGAATAATACTATactaaattatatttaaaaataagtcTATTTACAAAAGTTTTCTTGTATCTCTCCGTTGTTATCTGAGGAAGGTGATGCAAACTGTTTGAGAGGTAAAATGACGCTTATGGCACCTGTCTAAAAAACGCTGTATAACATTTAAATCAGAATCAGATGCGCCATACACAGCGAGACCATATGTGAGAATGGGAAGAACTagggttttaaacaagtgtgatATATTTAGACCATATGTGAGAATGGGAAGAACTAGGTTTTTAAACAAGTGATCTACGAGATTGGATTTACTATAAGAGAATGTTTAGAGAATAGATTCGCCAAAAGTTTAACACATTACTCTTCTTCTTTACTCTTCTTactcttctttccttttctgcATACCGACTCCTCTTCATATTCAGATGGGGATCTGCGAAACTTTGTacagaacaacagatatcattcggcaatagtacgaaatattccgatttaaTTAATGGtgaatatttcttgagaaattagccaTTAAAAGGACCCtagtgttcaaagaaaatcgcgtctagtaaaaaaattttgctgttattttttactataatttctggtatcggctttcaTCGACATAATAAATATGCCGgagaaatttcagaaaaatcgttggagcagaagtccgtaactaaaagtcgctcaaaattctgCCGTGaaactgttttggaatttcaaaaataaattactatcaggtagagGGAGCCACCAGttcgaattttcgggacaagtaaattcgaTATTtgctaaaaatgaaaacaaaagctgattGCCTATAGCGTTATTCTTTAAAagatactttttagttttagaaacggtcagtgtaaaacgaagactgcggactgcggactgcagactgcggaccagggggtaaaatgcagactacagactgagagtaaaacgcaggctggggtaaaatgcagaccgagcataaagtGTAGTCGCagaagggtttaagggcaaatAAAATCCCGCAAAATACATCTAAACAAACACTCACTTGACGACATatatctgctttcacaaatccattcatTCTTCTCTGGAACTTCGTCGACGACCCaaaaacataatcgcaatcttgaaccttttttttccgTCCGAGCATGGATAATTAATAGATAGACTTTACTTTCTAGTATCCATTGTCCGAGAGACCTCACGCTCCAGTTTTCGATACACGTGACTGTGAATTGGTACAacacgatgtttacgcttaaataaaagttgctgacccaaaatactgtacagaaaGAATTATGGCGATGAAAAtgggagtaaatcattccaacaacaaagaaatatgttctgcaggaaatttggatgaccttccatgaaagtattgcaaatcaaggtaggCGGACGTAAGCCGTTCGGACGTTCATTGAAACTTTTGGCGAATGTAGCGAATGTACAATGCAATGTACTTCAACAAGGAAGTGaggtgtgtaactgataccagCTAGCTTACTCTcctagcctgcaaagcaggcgcaTTTTGCTGTGCGATCGATTTGGACTTTTGACTGACCGAGCgttggggcgagtcaaaaaattattcaaaataataaaacgccTGCTCAGAGGCTATAATTCacctatttggagaagaaggagcacaagtGTTTAAAAAGTCTGCAGTCGATCTtaattctgcattttacccctagCCTGCAtgttactctcagtctgcagtctgcagtccgcagtctgcagtccgcagtctgcgttttacactgaccggtttTCGAAACACTATAAATAGactttgtcacggttttcgacgccatcttgacgagtaggaaaacgcgtgagaaatgacagtgtttgtatgagaatctaatttcgaataatttccgtagatcggctgttctgaaaaaaaaaatgatttgtaaactaaaccttcactcctaaggattctactgaaaaaatgtgagggcgttataccgtaaatcctctattaagccccccctctcaaataagcccccctctctaataagcccccccttttcagaggaggaaagttaataagccccccctctctattaagcccccccccctccccctcccctccatccTTAGTCTTCACAAACAATTAACATGTACTtatcagttatggtttattcaggctggaaattcatattgtttttggtcttcggccgcatgacctccaacttcatgtgcttaactttttcaactttatgctctagttctctgtggagaattgttaccatttttttattgttagaaaaaGCAGTATAGCGTCCGGTAACCACAAGTCTGTCCTCGAGAAACCTTGCTGCCGTTGATGcatttcgctaaattaaataagccccccctctcttttaagcccccccctctctattaagcgccccctcaaaagtgcttgaaaaaaataagccccccggggggcttaatagagcaTTTACGgtatgcgctagaagacctaagacctagaaccactttatAAAATTTTCTATATACATTTGTCCGTAAGAAAGTCCcaggaaaattacagacaaatatatggaaaatctaaagcaagcctctggagaaatttaagctcATGTACGCCTCCAAAATTTTTTATGAccatcctttgctttgtagctttagtttacaactgatatttttttcagaacagccgttttacggaaattagtcgacattagattctcatacaaacactgtaatttcttacacgtttgcctactcgtcaagatggggGTAAGGACAAAATATGGGGTAGGCCATGGCCCACCCCATGGGGTAGGCCATGGTGTAGGCCATGGGGTAGGCCATGGTGTGGGGGTGGTCAATTttccaaaaaagaaataaaggaaatttcaataatttttaataatatttatgctACCGATTATTTTAGATTATTGGGCCCTTGTTGAGAAGAATGTATTTAGGATTTGACAATTATCAGCACACCACCCTGGAGGTGGGTGGTAGCGTGGTACATAATTTCGCGCCATTACAGGTCACGTGTCAAGAAAAACATCGGTAGAATGGCGGAAGTAGAAGGTATTGAGTTGAGTCTTTTTTCGAATGAACTTTGCCGCTCTCGTACGACTATAAAGGAATTCTGTAATGCTAATGATGTTTTTGCTAATGGTGTTTTGACATGTGGTCTCATCGTCTGACCTTTATGGTTTGCTATACCAAGAGCGCGAGATTTTCGTCGTCATGAGTTCGGGTGATGAAGGTAAGCAGAAATACTTGTTGATTCAGTCAGGCTTCAAATCATGGTTTTTTGTAACACTATCTTGTTGTAACCTACAATCATCTAGATTCCTACTTTGTCTCCTCGGCGAAATTTTTAAACCCGTAGAAGCAAATGAGACAGCAATGCAGTTCGGACTGCTGgtgaattaatattatttagTGATCTTCCTGTCATGGAAGTAAACTCAAAGGCTAACGTTTGTAATTTCGCTCTTCTCATTAAATAGCACTGATGCAATAAGAAGGTTTTGCTTTCATTTGTTCGTCTTTAACCTTCATGCGATTTAGATATCTgttaagtattttttaaaagcgaAGTTATCAAAACGAAGTCAGCTTGCTTGGAAAAACCCATGCGCCCGAAAGAAAATTGTGTTTACAAGTATAAGGTGACATTCCAAAGGTCACGCGTGCAGGTCAATGTTTACATTTATAGATATACATGTAGTTGTTTCGGCCGAATAGTTTCCTAATTATTTCACTCCGTACTTTAATACGAATGTAAATTTTATAAACATTTGGATGTTGATGAGGCCAAGGAGACACTTTCTAATTCTTTCCTGTTTTCAATATAATCTTGAATCGGTAAACTGGACCATAGCTTTTGGAATCCAGTTTATAATGAGAGGaacatttttgctttgttttgttttttattttttcctgaaatataGCAGATAGCATGACATGTTTTCGTCATTATTTACCCATAATAGATAGACAACCATGAAGACCGTGAAGCATGTTGATTTATGTGATTTACACCCAGAAAAAATCTTGCTGCCAGGTGTGCTTTTGGCATCTTTGTTTCTCTTATAACCACAATAATGACTTACAGTTTTATAAGCCACAGAGGCAACTGTCATTTCGGTATTGCACACATATACTTGACAATTTACAAATCAAAGGTGCCTTATAAAAGGTCCAAAAGAAGTCTCATGCTTGTTTCAATCAGGACAATGATTCtgaacaagaacaacaacagaCTGAACAGAAAACGTAGATTACcttttgtttacagaaaacGTTTGATTTGTTTTCAGAAGAAAAAATAGACAAGGAAACAATAGATTCAAA encodes:
- the LOC140938368 gene encoding uncharacterized protein, whose translation is MSQVFVEEGTDGILLIDASNAFNQMNRSAALHNMQIMCKEMALYVINTYRSPSRLFTCGGGEILSREGTTQGDPLAMPWYALNTSIMIQNLRDHCPLVKQVWLADDSAGGGSIVQLYNWYRQLSKEGQKFGYLVNGTKSWLIVKSRELEEEAKRVFGEEVNITTEGQRHLGAVIASQEYKDQYCEEKVRAWKEEIERLSEIAKSQPHAAYIAFTKGYKSKFTYFMRTIESFEVYVDPIQEVIEDLLLPTLLGQSEPLPNEVRRLATLATGQGGLGIPDLKSEAPQQFAASRLIITAHVDSITSQSSIMVPGERSTEELKRHQQLLKRASAKEKMDSIDSSLSPGLLRLVNQSRDKGASSWLNAMPLADKGLALNKQEFRDSLRLRYDLPLVDFPSHCICGDKFTVSHALPCKKGGFVAQRHDGVRNLLTTFIDKICNNVEIEPRLKPLDNERFHLRSAVTSSEARSQRAVIDGMASERLPVTSGVPQGSIVGPLIFVIFINNLPDVVHEQTNTPLYADDTKLHRTIVSVKDCDILQQDLANLNTWSYVSNMKFNASKCKVLTVTRKKSPVTHEYHLGNTYMKRVLEEKDLGVIISSNLSWDSHVYAHSTQG
- the LOC140937771 gene encoding uncharacterized protein is translated as MQCEQVRESLPSKTERAVELATEKGASNWLTVIPIKEMNFNLNKREFRDAIKLRYDWEIADLPAMCTCGDLFTVDHAMVCRHGGLIIQRHNEIRDLEAEMLRMVCTDVETEPVLQEITGEELNRGAKKAPDARLDVHARGFWDRQQSTFFDVRVCHPNADSYRELSPKQIFQLHENEKKRQYSRRVLEVEQGTFTPLVFTSTGGMADECKRFHSRLAELLALKKGDDYATTISWIRAKVSFAILRSALLCLRGTRSRRRAANISDIDITSESAQARI